One stretch of Oncorhynchus gorbuscha isolate QuinsamMale2020 ecotype Even-year linkage group LG21, OgorEven_v1.0, whole genome shotgun sequence DNA includes these proteins:
- the LOC124007792 gene encoding zinc finger protein 2-like, translated as MEKCEYLHCKLPHTDTEMDSPRASGTEPLVATVDTGQITSKPNWSQVKTDDGETEWDCFLQAYLTNQKRQDGMFGNSLDIYINIPEEEDTGLDLLEDQPHNSESLSDVECVSNSVSTSEKGTSRWDTSPKTQKPTWGPDPQYGNCSTKSNRECVNIKPSREHCARTDQQQSDSSESVVTESSLVIVALDKRVRMAPEQSRDQRNCTGRYDKESVMRSNAHPSIRDMPRCYVQCGKRLSKADILKIQQQTRMRGRHKCDTCGKTFTKSTYLKLHILTHTGERPHGCKLCGNRFTQSSYLNTHMRRHTGLKPFSFPVCGQTFIDSKSCQIHQRTHTGEKPYPCSQCGQAFSHTGNFKKTHDGLP; from the coding sequence AATATCTACACTGTAAACTACCCCACACTGACACTGAGATGGATTCTCCCAGAGCCTCTGGAACAGAACCCCTTGTTGCTACGGTGGACACTGGGCAGATAACCAGTAAACCTAATTGGTCACAGGTTAAAACAGATGATGGTGAAACGGAATGGGATTGTTTTCTGCAGGCGTACCTCACAAACCAAAAACGCCAAGATGGAATGTTTGGGAACTCTCTGGACATTTACATCAATATTCCAGAGGAGGAGGACACTGGGTTGGATCTTCTTGAAGACCAACCACATAATTCTGAATCGCTGTCGGACGTTGAATGCGTCTCCAACAGTGTCTCCACTTCAGAGAAAGGGACCAGTAGATGGGACACAAGCCCTAAGACACAGAAGCCCACATGGGGTCCTGACCCCCAGTATGGGAACTGCAGCACTAAGTCCAATCGTGAATGTGTGAATATAAAACCTTCCAGAGAACACTGTGCAAGAACTGACCAACAACAGAGTGACTCAAGTGAGTCAGTTGTTACCGAAAGCAGCCTTGTGATTGTTGCACTGGACAAGCGGGTCAGAATGGCTCCGGAGCAGTCACGTGACCAAAGGAATTGTACAGGTAGATATGACAAGGAGAGTGTTATGCGGTCAAACGCTCATCCATCTATCAGAGATATGCCCCGGTGTTATGTCCAGTGTGGGAAAAGACTAAGCAAGGCAGACATTTTGAAAATACAACAGCAAACTAGAATGCGAGGGAGACACAAATGTGACACCTGTGGGAAAACGTTCACCAAATCCACTTACTTAAAACTACACATCTTGACGCACACGGGAGAGAGGCCACACGGTTGTAAACTCTGTGGGAATCGGTTCACCCAGTCATCTTATTTAAACACCCACATGCGCAGACACACAGGACTGAAGCCATTTTCATTTCCTGTATGTGGGCAAACATTTATCGACTCAAAATCCTGCCAGATCCACCAGCGAACGCACACAGGTGAAAAGCCGTACCCTTGTTCTCAATGTGGCCAGGCCTTCAGTCACACCGGTAACTTTAAAAAAACACATGATGGCCTTCCATAG
- the LOC124007777 gene encoding sterile alpha motif domain-containing protein 9-like has product MAHNKGSSLSNARGREIYVGSQIRDSISLLDVLYANEFEEEDIDSAVAKKTEVDFYRGAPPQWLNFYWAERATSVDKITPFIKRDGYTELIENIKKRRKGNLTPTMNLLHQPGSGGTTLAKQVLWDMRKKLRCAVLTGPTSDFTAIAKQVIHLFIAGSQGHQNTVLLLLEDERILENLQDAIMKEITDRNITTHMPVVIILNCVRKEVIKQEDHNNSRHVILRAELSEAEKKQFEEKQIEISRSYSNEHKQFHGFNIMRENFSGDYVKETCVFLDVRKKRRPKKKQLLAFLSLVNAYVPGSHFLQSQCQAFLGPPDPIYGGPSFEQRMEPFSHLIVTFPSEQGHDKHVRMAHPLIAQQCVKVLATAGVTRSDTARNFLIDFCGEEVQQHLMPVIKDMLTKREITVDRQQNTGYVCVLQNKPTKREMGEERKDMFSRLIHDIEDNEFKSNCVSVLQLASEKITQNPFFPQALARFFYLRMGEYDEAEQWAKIAKDRDPKNSFVADTLGQVYKNHLNSRVHDPSISAQDILQLAVKAFEAFKDVERAAENEQGADMQDDGMTKVSHIFNNRGLFGYLQVANIVFDSLVSHDNDWQKVLTMEISADSFFISIRHKKLFKYKPLIISLRDEVERKCEFFDGYLTYSKPSMKINEPNYFQTDVKNCYCKYVGTCTPIHSESAIDVPLQKLKEEMAITFPGLLCCLDKGYDESNLRRITKLWEEIQECEKNKDGGGENQASQNFILANIILSKVEAASPVLTPLSSLRSSLERHLVANLSNQTPEFYFLVLLLFWPEEHKKMDFNIDLNKCVLEMQESYKNTYKKHLRSRYLLPLIFLGKGEGLSRLVHRAKIDNLLIEENPMARPEARPDFISQKWSSGEVWRKPSIQDLLLPVNGVVRQHRVFAHVDAKEIEVCADQQSKVWKSGDVCFYLGFTIRGPVAYGINYPSHHGHVSHSDRMTGEVPRKMLEVPDIKSIKDEPVRSCATCANVMESTNWVQVEPVVITEEAPMFSMSLLGRYECRVSGLRWVCKDHVSLQYQFSSWEPHSAIMKSLGYKQGGPLLDVTILAGELEEVHLPHFACFGDDPSFKEKVRVLHVEDCGVSVEQVEEVTRFHVKILHPTFSTKGVLVRSGFPLNVHSDLLIYQAKPPSWTDP; this is encoded by the exons ATGGCACACAACAAGGGGTCATCCCTGTCCAATGCCCGTGGTCGTGAAATTTATGTTGGAAGTCAAATCAGGGATTCCATTTCACTTCTGGATGTTTTGTACGCAAATGAATTTGAAGAAGAGGACATAGACTCCGCAGTAGCTAAGAAGACCGAGGTAGATTTTTACAGAGGAGCCCCACCTCAATGGCTTAACTTCTACTGGGCTGAAAGGGCAACGTCAGTTGATAAAATAACCCCCTTTATCAAAAGAGACGGGTACACGGAGCTGATAGAAAATATTAAGAAACGGCGTAAGGGCaacctgacacctaccatgaaTCTGCTGCATCAGCCAGGCAGCGGAGGAACCACTCTGGCCAAGCAGGTGCTCTGGGATATGCGTAAAAAGCTCAGATGTGCTGTTCTAACAGGCCCTACCTCAGACTTCACAGCTATCGCCAAGCAGGTGATTCACCTTTTCATTGCAGGCAGCCAAGGCCACCAGAACACTGTGCTCTTACTGCTGGAAGATGAGCGTATTCTGGAGAATCTGCAGGATGCCATCATGAAAGAGATTACAGACCGAAACATTACAACCCACATGCCTGTGGTCATCATTTTAAACTGTGTGCGTAAGGAAGTTATCAAACAAGAGGACCATAACAACTCAAGACATGTTATTCTCAGGGCGGAACTTTCTGAAGCAGAGAAAAAACAGTTTGAGGAGAAACAGATTGAGATCAGTCGAAGCTACAGCAATGAACACAAACAGTTTCATGGCTTTAACATAATGCGAGAAAATTTCAGTGGAGATTATGTTAAAGAAACATGTGTCTTTTTAGATGTCAGGAAAAAAAGAAGACCTAAAAAAAAACAGCTTCTTGCATTCTTATCACTGGTGAATGCCTACGTCCCTGGATCCCACTTTCTGCAGTCTCAATGTCAGGCATTCCTGGGGCCTCCAGATCCCATTTATGGAGGCCCTTCCTTTGAGCAGCGAATGGAGCCTTTCAGTCATCTGATAGTGACATTCCCTTCAGAACAGGGACACGACAAACACGTCCGCATGGCTCACCCACTGATTGCACAGCAGTGTGTTAAGGTATTGGCTACAGCAGGTGTGACCAGGAGTGATACAGCAAGGAACTTTCTGATAGACTTTTGTGGAGAAGAGGTGCAGCAACATTTGATGCCTGTCATCAAAGACATGCTAACTAAGAGGGAAATCACAGTGGACCGTCAGCAGAATACAGGATATGTATGTGTTTTACAAAACAAGCCAACGAAAAGGGaaatgggagaagagaggaaagacatGTTTTCCAGGTTGATTCACGATATTGAAGACAATGAATTCAAAAGCAATTGTGTATCTGTTTTGCAATTAGCTTCAGAGAAAATCACGCAAAACCCATTTTTTCCTCAAGCTCTTGCTCGTTTCTTTTACCTTAGGATGGGGGAATATGATGAAGCAGAGCAGTGGGCAAAAATAGCAAAAGACAGAGATCCTAAGAATTCATTTGTTGCTGACACTCTGGGGCAAGTATACAAGAACCATTTAAATAGCAGAGTCCATGATCCTTCCATCTCTGCACAAGACATCTTGCAACTGGCAGTAAAGGCATTTGAGGCTTTCAAAGATGTGGAAAGGGCTGCTGAAAATGAGCAAGGAGCAGACATGCAAGATGATGGTATGACAAAAGTCTCACACATCTTTAACAACAGAGGACTATTTGGATATCTACAGGTTGCCAACATCGTTTTTGACTCACTTGTCTCTCATGACAATGACTGGCAAAAGGTCCTTACCATGGAAATATCTGCTGACTCTTTCTTCATATCAATCAGACATAAAAAGCTCTTCAAGTACAAGCCACTCATCATCAGCCTCAGGGATGAGGTGGAGAGGAAATGTGAGTTTTTTGATGGTTACCTGACGTACTCCAAGCCCAGCATGAAAATAAATGAACCAAATTACTTTCAGACTGATGTCAAGAACTGTTACTGCAAATACGTGGGGACATGTACACCGATACACTCAGAGTCTGCAATAGATGTACCCCTCCAGAAGCTCAAAGAAGAAATGGCCATTACTTTCCCTGGACTGCTTTGCTGTCTTGATAAGGGCTATGATGAATCTAACTTGCGCCGAATAACAAAATTGTGGGAGGAAATACAAGAATGTGAAAAAAATAAAGATGGTGGTGGTGAGAATCAAGCTTCCCAAAACTTCATCCTTGCCAACATCATCTTAAGCAAAGTGGAAGCAGCATCTCCAGTGCTTACCCCGTTGTCAAGCCTAAGAAGCAGTCTGGAGAGACATCTAGTGGCTAATCTCAGTAACCAAACCCCAGAGTTTTACTTCTTAGTCCTTTTGCTGTTTTGGCCTGAGGAGCATAAGAAAATGGATTTCAATATTGACCTCAACAAATGTGTTCTGGAGATGCAAGAGTCCtacaaaaacacatacaaaaAGCATCTTCGCTCAAGGTACCTTCTCCCCCTTATTTTCCTGGGTAAGGGTGAGGGTTTGAGCAGACTGGTTCATAGAGCAAAAATAGACAACCTATTGATAGAGGAGAATCCAATGGCAAGGCCAGAGGCAAGGCCAGACTTTATCTCTCAAAAGTGGAGCAGTGGTGAAGTGTGGAGAAAACCCAGTATCCAGGACCTTCTTCTTCCAGTCAATGGAGTGGTTAGACAGCACCGGGTGTTTGCGCATGTTGATGCCAAGGAGATTGAAGTCTGTGCCGACCAACAAAGCAAAGTTTGGAAGTCTGGAGACGTCTGCTTCTACCTTGGCTTCACCATTAGAGGTCCTGTGGCCTATGGCATCAACTACCCATCCCATCACGGACATGTCTCCCATTCAGATAGGATGACAGGGGAGGTACCTCGTAAAATGTTGGAAGTACCTGACATCAAATCGATCAAAGACG AGCCTGTGAGAAGCTGCGCAACATGTGCCAATGTCATG GAGTCTACCAACTGGGTTCAGGTTGAACCTGTGGTCATCACTGAAGAAGCCCCAATGTTCAG CATGTCTCTCCTAGGGCGCTACGAGTGCAGAGTATCAGGGCTCCGATGGGTGTGTAAAGACCATGTCAGTCTGCAGTATCAATTCAGCTCCTGGGAACCTCACAGTGCAATTATGAAAAGCTTGGGGTACAAGCAAGGAGGCCCCCTATTGGACGTCACAATCCTTGCAGGAGAACTGGAAGAAGTGCATCTGCCACATTTTGCCTGTTTCG GCGATGATCCCTCTTTTAAGGAGAAAGTGAGAGTTCTACATGTAGAAGACTGTGGTGTGTCCGTAGAACAAGTGGAGGAAGTCACCCGCTTCCACGTCAAGATCCTCCATCCAACCTTCTCTACAAAAGGAGTTCTCGTGAGATCTGGCTTTCCGCTGAATGTACACAGTGACTTGCTCATCTACCAGGCCAAGCCCCCATCTTGGACAGACCCCTGA